In a single window of the Pontibacter russatus genome:
- a CDS encoding galactokinase has translation MLKEIEAKFRELYNQEPVVVRSPGRVNLIGEHTDYNEGFVLPAAINKEMFFAMAPNGTNTFRAYSFNLEERADFDLSQVKPSDMGWANYLLGVVAQLQRAGHNVKGFDVVFGGNVPIGAGLSSSAALECGMAFGLNEIFGFGIEKLTLVKMAQKAEHEYAGVMCGIMDQFASMFGKRDHAIKLDCRSLEYAYYHLAMEDYRIVLCDTQVKHSLASSEYNTRRKECEAGVAILHRYYPEVLSLRGATLDMLAQHQQEFDPVVYRRCTYVVSENNRVEAACADLARGDMKSFGKRMYASHEGLQHDYEVSCPELDFLVEQAKRSDKVLGARMMGGGFGGCTINLVQIDALDTFVQQMEQAYQQRFGITLKTYIAEIVDGSSFAE, from the coding sequence ATGTTAAAAGAGATTGAAGCGAAATTCAGGGAGCTATATAACCAGGAGCCGGTGGTGGTGCGGTCGCCGGGGCGGGTGAACCTCATCGGCGAGCACACCGACTACAATGAAGGCTTCGTGCTGCCGGCCGCCATCAACAAAGAGATGTTTTTTGCCATGGCGCCCAACGGCACCAACACCTTCCGGGCCTACTCTTTCAACCTGGAGGAACGGGCTGATTTTGACCTAAGCCAGGTAAAGCCATCCGACATGGGCTGGGCCAACTACCTGCTGGGCGTGGTGGCGCAGTTGCAACGGGCTGGCCATAACGTGAAGGGGTTTGATGTAGTGTTCGGCGGCAACGTGCCGATTGGGGCCGGGCTATCCTCGTCGGCAGCCCTGGAGTGCGGCATGGCCTTTGGCCTGAACGAAATCTTCGGCTTCGGCATCGAAAAGCTTACGCTGGTGAAGATGGCCCAGAAGGCAGAGCACGAATATGCGGGCGTGATGTGCGGCATCATGGACCAGTTCGCCAGCATGTTCGGCAAGCGCGACCACGCCATCAAGCTCGACTGCCGCTCGCTGGAGTACGCGTACTACCACCTCGCCATGGAAGACTACCGCATCGTGCTCTGCGACACGCAGGTGAAGCACTCGCTGGCCTCCTCGGAGTACAACACGCGCCGGAAGGAGTGCGAGGCGGGCGTGGCCATCCTCCACAGATATTACCCGGAGGTGCTGAGCCTGCGCGGCGCTACGCTGGACATGCTGGCGCAGCACCAGCAGGAGTTTGACCCGGTGGTATACAGGCGCTGCACCTATGTGGTGAGCGAGAACAACCGGGTGGAGGCCGCCTGCGCCGACCTGGCCAGGGGCGATATGAAATCGTTCGGGAAAAGAATGTACGCCTCGCACGAAGGCCTGCAGCACGATTACGAAGTGAGCTGCCCGGAACTTGATTTCCTGGTGGAGCAGGCAAAGCGGTCAGACAAGGTGCTGGGGGCGCGCATGATGGGTGGCGGCTTTGGCGGCTGTACCATCAACCTGGTGCAGATAGACGCCCTGGATACTTTTGTGCAGCAGATGGAGCAGGCATACCAGCAGCGGTTCGGCATCACGCTTAAAACATATATAGCCGAGATTGTGGACGGGAGCAGCTTTGCTGAGTAA
- a CDS encoding GNAT family N-acetyltransferase — MDLDIIHDEEDLRFYAVIAGDEAELTYTYPESGVMDFDHTFVPEGGRGKGYADRLVQSGLDYARSQNYQVVPSCPVVGAFIKRHPDYEDLVQPE; from the coding sequence ATGGATTTAGATATCATTCACGATGAGGAAGACCTCCGCTTCTACGCAGTAATAGCCGGAGACGAAGCCGAGCTCACCTACACGTACCCCGAAAGCGGCGTGATGGACTTTGACCATACGTTTGTGCCGGAGGGAGGCCGCGGCAAGGGATACGCCGACAGGCTGGTGCAGTCGGGGCTTGACTATGCCCGCTCCCAGAACTACCAGGTGGTGCCTTCCTGCCCGGTGGTGGGGGCGTTTATCAAGCGCCACCCCGACTACGAGGACCTGGTACAGCCGGAATAA
- a CDS encoding M1 family metallopeptidase, protein MPVDCPGTIMNKKPITSAISRLLLGAALCFAAAQARAQTPTFTRQDTLRGSITPERAWWDLTYYHLDIEVNPADSNIRGVNTIRYKVLEPQQRMQVDLQPPMRLAKVTQGGKELPVQQDGNAYFVQLAEPQEPGAVKQVEVYFGGKPQVSENPPWSGGITWQHDANGKPFVANSNQGDGASLWWPCKDHMYDEPDSMLISVKVPEGLMDVSNGRLRRVEKHSDGSSTFHWFVSNPINNYGVNLSVGDYVHFSEKYPGEKGQLDCNYYVLRGNLDKAKKQFRDVGRMLKAFEHWFGPYPFYEDGYKLVEVPYLGMEHQSAVTYGNGYQNGYLGRDLSGSGWGLKFDYIIIHESGHEWFANNITYKDYADMWVHESFTTYSENLFVDYYYGKEAAADYVIGQRAHIENDRPIIGPYNVNRTGSGDMYYKGANMLHTLRQFVNNDEKWRGILRGLNQEFYHQTVTTEQIEGYLSQHTGRDLQPFFDQYLRGVRIPELEYSQQDGKLMYRWSNCVPGFAMPVKVYINRQEKWLAPTTEWKVLDEAPKKAKLEVDRNFYVTAAKVRSI, encoded by the coding sequence ATGCCTGTTGACTGCCCCGGAACCATCATGAACAAAAAACCCATTACGTCTGCCATTTCCCGCCTGCTCCTGGGTGCTGCCTTGTGTTTTGCTGCAGCACAAGCCCGGGCCCAGACGCCAACATTTACCCGGCAGGACACGCTGCGCGGCAGCATCACCCCGGAACGCGCCTGGTGGGACCTCACCTATTACCATCTCGACATTGAGGTTAACCCGGCCGACAGCAACATCCGGGGCGTGAACACCATCCGGTACAAAGTGCTGGAGCCGCAGCAGCGCATGCAGGTAGACCTGCAGCCCCCGATGCGGTTGGCAAAAGTGACGCAGGGCGGCAAGGAACTGCCGGTGCAGCAGGACGGCAACGCTTATTTCGTGCAACTCGCGGAGCCGCAGGAGCCGGGCGCGGTGAAGCAGGTGGAGGTATATTTTGGCGGCAAGCCGCAGGTGAGCGAGAACCCGCCCTGGAGCGGCGGCATTACCTGGCAGCACGACGCTAACGGCAAGCCCTTCGTGGCCAACTCGAACCAGGGCGACGGCGCCAGCCTGTGGTGGCCCTGCAAAGACCATATGTACGACGAGCCCGACAGCATGCTGATCAGCGTGAAGGTGCCGGAAGGCCTGATGGACGTGTCGAACGGCCGCCTGCGCCGCGTGGAGAAGCACTCCGACGGCAGCAGCACGTTCCACTGGTTCGTAAGCAACCCCATCAACAACTACGGCGTGAACCTGAGCGTGGGAGATTATGTACACTTCTCCGAGAAATACCCCGGGGAGAAGGGGCAACTAGATTGCAATTATTACGTGCTGCGCGGCAACCTCGACAAGGCGAAAAAACAGTTCAGGGACGTGGGCCGCATGCTGAAGGCGTTTGAGCACTGGTTCGGCCCCTACCCTTTTTACGAGGACGGCTACAAGCTGGTGGAGGTGCCGTACCTGGGCATGGAGCACCAGAGCGCCGTGACCTATGGCAACGGCTACCAGAACGGTTACCTGGGCCGCGACCTGAGCGGGTCGGGCTGGGGCCTGAAATTCGACTATATCATCATCCACGAGTCGGGGCACGAGTGGTTCGCCAACAACATCACCTACAAGGACTACGCGGACATGTGGGTACACGAGAGTTTCACCACTTACTCCGAAAACCTGTTTGTGGACTACTACTATGGCAAAGAGGCCGCCGCTGATTATGTGATCGGGCAGCGCGCCCACATCGAGAACGACCGCCCCATCATCGGCCCCTACAACGTGAACCGCACCGGCTCCGGCGACATGTACTATAAAGGCGCCAACATGCTGCACACCCTGCGCCAGTTTGTAAACAATGATGAAAAATGGCGTGGCATCCTGCGCGGGCTCAACCAGGAATTCTACCACCAGACCGTGACAACGGAGCAGATTGAGGGCTATCTGAGCCAACATACGGGCCGCGACCTGCAGCCCTTCTTCGACCAGTACCTCCGCGGTGTGCGCATCCCGGAACTGGAGTACAGCCAGCAGGACGGTAAACTCATGTACCGCTGGAGCAACTGCGTGCCTGGGTTTGCGATGCCGGTGAAAGTATATATAAACAGGCAGGAAAAGTGGCTGGCGCCGACAACCGAGTGGAAAGTGTTGGACGAGGCCCCGAAAAAGGCGAAACTGGAGGTGGACCGCAACTTCTACGTGACAGCGGCAAAAGTACGTTCTATCTGA
- a CDS encoding STAS domain-containing protein, with translation MAVTVQQVQDCFFVTASGCLDAEDCLQLKQAIVAAKAAGVHNVLVDCEHLSAVTTEALRIVLSQTSSAEVAGINLVFYRVHPGVQAVIDRTGLNSVLCIVQGLQEAYHYCRSQS, from the coding sequence ATGGCTGTGACAGTGCAGCAGGTCCAGGATTGTTTTTTCGTAACGGCGAGCGGCTGCCTTGATGCGGAGGATTGCCTCCAGCTGAAGCAGGCGATTGTGGCGGCAAAGGCCGCCGGTGTCCACAACGTGCTGGTGGATTGCGAGCACCTCTCGGCTGTAACCACAGAGGCCCTGCGCATTGTGCTCTCCCAGACAAGCAGCGCCGAGGTGGCGGGAATCAACCTTGTTTTCTACCGCGTACATCCCGGAGTGCAGGCTGTTATAGACAGAACGGGGCTAAACAGCGTATTATGTATTGTTCAGGGCCTGCAGGAGGCGTACCACTACTGCAGGAGCCAATCGTAA
- a CDS encoding STAS domain-containing protein, translating into MNTSLRHFATDIMPVDGGIIVSLKGELDAHSSVVASNVLEGAAVSGMACLLIDCSQLSYISSAGIGVILSVYHLCLLKQTNLTLFGMQPKIRNVFEVLGMDKVLNVAASKEEAMALAATSRRA; encoded by the coding sequence ATGAATACATCCCTCCGACATTTCGCCACCGATATAATGCCCGTTGACGGCGGTATAATTGTGAGCCTGAAAGGCGAGCTGGATGCACATTCCTCCGTTGTGGCAAGCAACGTGCTGGAGGGCGCAGCAGTGTCCGGCATGGCCTGCCTGCTGATAGACTGCAGCCAGTTATCCTATATATCCTCCGCCGGTATCGGGGTGATTCTCTCCGTTTACCACCTCTGCCTCCTCAAACAGACCAACCTTACCCTCTTCGGCATGCAACCAAAAATCAGGAATGTGTTTGAGGTGCTGGGCATGGACAAAGTCCTGAATGTGGCCGCCTCCAAAGAGGAGGCCATGGCCCTTGCGGCGACCTCGCGCCGCGCGTAA